ACGATCTTCCTTTCAAGTACTGTACTGTTTTACTTGGTGATAAATTTGGTGGACATGATACTAACATATGAACATGGTCTTTTCCTACACTACCTTTTATTATCTTTATATTTCTTGCTTCACATCCTTGTATTATTAAGTCTCTTAGTCTTATTGAAATTGGTTTTACTAATACTTTATATCTGTATTTTGTAACCCATATTATATGGTACTTGATATTATATATACA
This genomic interval from Abyssisolibacter fermentans contains the following:
- the tnpA gene encoding IS200/IS605 family transposase, whose product is MEYENDMCIYNIKYHIIWVTKYRYKVLVKPISIRLRDLIIQGCEARNIKIIKGSVGKDHVHMLVSCPPNLSPSKTVQYLKGRSSRLLQEQYPELRKRYWGQHLWARGYFLRAVGNVTEEIVKNYIENQEIPVTKSDFKVEE